A genomic region of Choristoneura fumiferana chromosome 17, NRCan_CFum_1, whole genome shotgun sequence contains the following coding sequences:
- the LOC141437476 gene encoding cytochrome c oxidase assembly protein COX18, mitochondrial: protein MSIIMNSFKLIRKLKLNTHSVNYRTFSVLYNGAVMDNCRVNDQVKLVQRTNIPCNITSKRNFSFEGFVQWQGQTYASISNSSLVHLMQDGLLYVHDTTGLPWWATIITSTVLLRSFMTLPLTIYTNLILAKVENISLELKDLVEELKRETAMAKKMYKLTNKQAIILYKRSLKKQWRSLIVRDNCHPLKASLVMWVQIPIWVCMSFALRNLVNCPSGDPAALVTLMELAAGGIGWIPNLTEPDHSYILPVAFGMTNLAVIEIQKMSKLRQPSKIYNIFTNMFRVFSIIMIPVAASVPSCMCLYWVTSSSFGIVQNLCLLSPSLRRKLRIPEAPSELEQPYSHMKDEVRLLLQKITPKKYQ from the coding sequence atgtcaataatcaTGAATTCTTTTAAACTTATACGgaagttaaaattaaacactCATTCTGTAAATTACCGAACATTTAGTGTATTATATAACGGTGCAGTAATGGACAATTGTAGGGTAAATGATCAAGTGAAGTTAGTGCAGAGGACCAATATTCCGTGTAATATAACTAGTAAAAGAAACTTCTCATTTGAAGGCTTCGTGCAGTGGCAAGGGCAAACGTATGCCAGTATATCAAATAGCTCTCTAGTCCATTTGATGCAAGATGGCTTGTTATATGTTCATGATACAACAGGGCTCCCATGGTGGGCCACAATAATTACCTCTACAGTATTGTTAAGATCATTTATGACACTGCCTTTAACAATTTATACAAATCTAATTCTGGCTAAGGTGGAAAATATCAGTTTGGAATTGAAAGACTTGGTTGAAGAATTAAAGAGAGAAACAGCAATGGCAAAGAAGATGTACAAATTAACTAATAAGCAAGCCATCATTTTGTATAAAAGATCTCTTAAAAAACAATGGCGCAGTCTTATTGTAAGAGATAATTGTCACCCATTGAAAGCTAGCTTAGTGATGTGGGTACAAATTCCCATTTGGGTATGCATGTCATTTGCATTGAGGAATCTAGTGAACTGCCCATCTGGCGATCCAGCAGCTCTGGTGACCCTTATGGAGCTTGCAGCTGGAGGAATTGGTTGGATTCCAAACTTGACAGAGCCAGACCATTCATATATCTTGCCAGTTGCCTTTGGTATGACAAACCTAGCAGTTattgaaatacaaaaaatgtCCAAGCTAAGGCAACCATccaaaatttacaatattttcaCAAATATGTTCAGAGTATTTTCAATCATTATGATACCTGTGGCAGCCAGTGTCCCTTCATGCATGTGCCTTTACTGGGTAACTTCAAGCAGCTTTGGTATTGTCCAGAACTTATGTCTTCTATCTCCATCACTGAGGAGGAAACTGCGGATACCAGAAGCACCTAGTGAGCTGGAGCAACCTTATTCACATATGAAAGACGAAGTTAGACTTCTGTTGCAAAAGATTACACCTAAAAAGTATCAATAA
- the Rnb gene encoding BTB/POZ domain-containing protein Rnb isoform X1, with protein sequence MDNNYVKSTIDGLKSTSSSRVHDTLLKIRSKVIINDNGIQLFRDCGGLEYLLPHLRKPNERILDLTLSILGNCCLEEESSLAVGQLNYFGPLVSILKTVCRDSIVGRACRVIGNLAQKTCNAESLHNHGVVTALITLIEGRDKNTSYPTLTMAVRAIRQLWMVQEKRDEMLSLNAVRCIAILLTTECETAGVIKSTCNSSKEGEGLRKSQEELICGILKCLGYFTTHASVLCAEQIQGDGRGYQCLVALTKTYESVALKCLMNLCYLSSCRPLLGTAGLVECLVRVLVKNSEVSYWQKTECAARALAQLSGESVNRSRLRHCGGLPLLLEAARVSPDAMRALLQYVFDDTSFQILVSKGLINLLTDELTTYVATMDFEHDNLENTNLLSEALVGCKVEDATDVKPPTEQASRSVDEGKSNLFLRRRGPSSSKNEDELKVVIERDNMIVGFVDAVDSDASDDSQSDDDSARPRRKCLKRGRSRSPVILNKSAQCIKMASKDWSAGVYWEPKSPEWPPNVSSGSRSAMSPDRAQSPLSPYSEGNQSGFSPQFSSSKRARLDWSPESGVSTGEGSSMGSPYWKEYQWSPNSSGPNSPLSINEDSSDSEVSGRYSPVCSEAEGEAEGAGELTAAQVAHSLDDLIMDDDESRDIEPLAENTGKLEPNSKTSRIACVLVLLFRVSHGACKSLGAIREEPVSNHTLELLTGRECLNALLDYVEKCKRPLGRAARILARVLSNALCLMSILKHRLALRLHNMSVSSKHPPTKCQQCKQILRLSSKLLAQLTILAESSYGIGEISYQLLKGTPAMQQTLSITLPYVVRTEKPLKKYFIDCGALNFLFNIISESKEDMKVCVTALAKLASNVHIKDPKSLENRFKEHIYVSYDPVLDNLSPDDIVTFELDDSSTVSANKVFLCQNSEVFSAMLMGWFKESIEKCVRLKNVTKPALEFLFTLLHFGLNSSKCDVQVFPLAEKLETNLEVLLLADRFLFDKLKGLLCSAILQFQLTPESADKIYVWSLCEGMGFLCVESVAYLLTGKMCETQRARSFGAILDLEYKEQWLDDIKSMIVRQLVK encoded by the exons GTTGGTCAGCTAAATTACTTTGGACCTCTAGTGTCTATCTTGAAAACTGTCTGCCGGGACAGCATTGTGGGCCGAGCTTGTCGTGTCATTGGGAACTTGGCTCAAAAGACTTGCAATGCCGAGAGCTTGCATAACCATGGGGTGGTAACAGCACTTATCACATTGATTGAAGGGAGAGACAAGAATACTTCTTATCCAACTTTGACCATGGCTGTAAGGGCTATAAG gCAACTGTGGATGGTGCAAGAGAAAAGAGATGAGATGCTCAGTCTGAATGCTGTAAGGTGTATAGCCATCCTGCTCACAACAGAGTGTGAGACGGCTGGTGTGATCAAGTCAACTTGCAACTCATCTAAAGAAGGTGAAGGACTAAGAAAGAGTCAAGAAGAATTAATATGTGGTATACTTAAATGCTTGGGGTACTTTACTACTCATGCTTCTGTTTTGTGTGCGGAacag ATTCAAGGTGATGGCAGGGGATACCAATGCCTAGTAGCATTGACAAAGACATATGAATCTGTTGCTTTAAAATGCCTCATGAACTTGTGCTACTTGTCATCTTGCCGACCTCTCCTGGGCACTGCTGGACTTGTTGAATGTCTTGTGAGAGTGCTGGTGAAAAATTCAG AGGTATCGTACTGGCAGAAGACAGAATGCGCCGCACGAGCTCTGGCCCAGCTCAGCGGGGAGTCTGTGAACCGGTCTCGTCTCCGGCACTGCGGTGGGCTTCCTCTATTACTGGAAGCGGCGCGCGTCAGCCCCGACGCCATGCGTGCGCTGCTGCAGTACGTCTTCGATGACACAT CTTTCCAAATTCTGGTCAGCAAGGGCCTCATAAACCTGCTGACCGATGAGCTCACCACATATGTCGCGACTATGGATTTTGAGCACGACAATTTGGAGAACACTAATCTATTGAGTGAGGCTCTTGTGGGATGCAAAGTTGAAGATGCCACTGATGTTAAACCCCCCACTGAACAAGCCAGTCGTAGTGTTGATGAAGGAAAATCCAATTTATTTCTAAGACGCCGTGGACCGTCGTCATCTAAGAATGAGGATGAATTGAAGGTGGTTATTGAGAGGGATAACATGATAGTCGGTTTCGTGGATGCCGTGGATAGCGACGCGTCCGATGATAGTCAAAGCGACGATGACAGCGCGCGCCCTCGCCGGAAGTGTCTCAAAAGAGGGAGGTCGAGAAGTCCTGTCATATTGAATAAG AGCGCACAATGCATAAAAATGGCCAGCAAAGACTGGTCAGCAGGAGTCTATTGGGAGCCTAAAAGCCCAGAATGGCCACCAAATGTCAGTTCAGGATCTCGAAGTGCAATGAGTCCAGACAGGGCTCAGAGTCCCCTTTCCCCATACTCTGAGGGTAACCAATCTGGGTTCAGCCCCCAGTTCTCATCCAGTAAACGAGCCAGGCTGGATTGGAGTCCTGAGTCTGGAGTCAGCACTGGTGAAGGCAGCAGTATGGGGTCGCCTTATTGGAAAGAATATCAGTGGAGTCCAAACAGCTCTGGGCCCAATTCTCCTTTAAGTATTAATGAGG ACAGTTCAGACTCGGAGGTGTCAGGGCGCTACTCGCCGGTGTGCAGCGAGGCAGAGGGGGAGGCGGAGGGCGCGGGGGAACTGACCGCCGCGCAGGTGGCGCACTCTCTGGATGATCTCATCATGGACGATGATGAGAGCCGTGACATCGAGCCGCTCGCCG AAAACACCGGTAAACTAGAGCCCAACTCCAAAACGTCTCGCATAGCGTGCGTGCTAGTGCTTCTGTTCCGTGTCTCGCACGGTGCTTGCAAAAGTCTCGGTGCCATCCGCGAAGAGCCTGTCTCCAACCACACCCTGGAACTGCTAACGGGGCGAGAGTGCTTGAACGCTTTGTTGGACTACGTGGAAAAATGTAAAAGACCCTTGGGCAGAGCGGCCAGGATACTTGCTAGAGTTTTAAG CAATGCCTTGTGCCTCATGAGTATACTGAAACACAGGCTAGCGCTGAGATTACATAACATGTCCGTCAGCTCCAAACATCCGCCTACCAAATGTCAACAATGCAAGCAG attTTGCGGTTAAGTTCAAAATTACTGGCGCAATTGACGATACTAGCAGAATCAAGTTACGGTATTGGCGAAATTAGTTACCAGCTTCTAAAGGGAACCCCTGCGATGCAACAGACTTTATCTATTACACTTCCTTATGTAGTAAG aactgAAAAGCcgttgaaaaaatattttatagacTGCGGCGCGTTAAATTTCCTGTTCAACATTATATCGGAATCCAAAGAAGACATGAAAGTTTGTGTCACTGCTTTAGCAAAACTTGCTAGTAATGTTCACATCAAAGAtccgaaatctttagaaaataGGTTCAAAGAACATATTTACGTTAGTTATGATCCTGTACTAGACAATTTATCACCAGACGATATAGTCACTTTTGAGTTAGACGACTCTTCAACGGTGAGCGCGAACAAAGTATTCCTTTGTCAGAACTCGGAAGTCTTCAGTGCGATGTTGATGGGATGGTTCAAAGAGTCCATAGAGAAATGCGTGAGACTAAAAAACGTTACGAAACCAGCGCTTGAGTTCCTATTCACTCTTTTGCATTTCGGTTTGAACAGTTCAAAATGCGACGTTCAAGTTTTTCCTTTAGCTGAAAAGTTGGAAACCAATTTGGAAGTTCTTTTACTTGCCGACAGATTTCTGTTTGACAAGCTTAAAGGTCTATTGTGTAGTGCGATATTACAATTTCAATTGACTCCAGAGAGTGCAGATAAAATTTACGTGTGGTCTTTGTGTGAGGGTATGGGTTTTCTTTGTGTGGAGTCTGTTGCTTACTTGCTGACGGGGAAAATGTGCGAGACGCAGCGTGCGCGGTCCTTTGGTGCAATTCTTGACTTGGAATACAAGGAGCAATGGCTGGATGATATAAAAAGCATGATTGTGAGACAACttgtaaaataa
- the LOC141437281 gene encoding uncharacterized protein: MGVSGSVDAAEKRECLKYCLLGTMSNVGDWGHEYVRQLEGEIAESGMWRTWRHFCH, translated from the exons ATGGGAGTCAGTGGTTCAGTT GATGCTGCTGAGAAGCGAGAGTGTCTCAAGTACTGTTTACTGGGAACAATGTCCAATGTTGGAGACTGGGGCCATGAATATGTTAG GCAACTAGAGGGTGAAATAGCTGAGAGTGGAATGTGGAGAACATGGAGACACTTTTGCCACTAG
- the LOC141437475 gene encoding cytochrome P450 315a1, mitochondrial-like gives MYTLIKKTFHRVGKKLFVRNCVTSQGQTKYIKTIEDMAHPKSLPLLGTKLDLIFAGGGTKLHEYIDKRHKQLGPIFYEKLEGDTKLVFVSDPMLIKSVFLSLEGKYPAHILPEPWVLYEKFYGSKRGLFFMNGEEWLTNRRIMNKLLLREDSIKWIEEPVKNTVEKFVQYWKTEVKDGTVANLESDLYRLSTEVILSILIGTNSSLKYSAHYEELLTMLSETVKKIFQTTTKLFGLPLNLCLRLNLNVWRNFKESVDMSLLLAQKLVSEMLLKRDDNNGLVHKLLAENVSDNLIIRIVADFIIAAGDTTAYTSIWSLFLLAQNDEISHEIRTGNIGYVKNVVKESMRLYPVAPFLTRILPKNDILGDFQLPENTPIIASIYTSGRDEQYFSKAHKFLPYRWDRNDPRRKDLVNHVTSASVPFALGARSCIGRKMAMLQLTEFITQIVHNFDLKCGNVAKVSPVTSQVLVPSCPVELIISQRNK, from the exons ATGTACACGTTaatcaaaaaaacttttcatcgagttggcaaaaaactttttgtaCGTAACTGCGTGACAAGCCAAGGACAAACCAAGTACATAAAAACCATTGAAGATATGGCTCATCCGAAATCTTTACCTTTACTTGGTACGAAATTAGATCTTATATTTGCTGGTGGGGGAACCAA GTTGCATGAATACATTGATAAACGACACAAACAACTGGGACCCATATTCTATGAAAAATTAGAAGGTGACacaaaattagtttttgtaaGCGATCCTATGCTCATAAAATCAGTTTTTCTGAGCCTTGAAGGAAAGTATCCCGCTCATATATTACCTGAGCCATGGGTTTTATACGAAAAATTCTATGGATCCAAAAGAGGACTATTCTTCATGAATGGAGAAGAATGGTTAACTAATCGACGAATAATGAACAAACTTTTACTTCGCGAGGACTCTATTAAATGGATCGAAGAACCTGTGAAAAATACCGTAGAAAAGTTTGTTCAGTATTGGAAAACGGAAGTTAAAGATGGGactgttgctaatttagagtcCGATTTGTATAGATTGTCTACGGAAg TTATATTATCTATACTTATTGGCACTAACTCGTCGCTTAAATATAGCGCACATTACGAAGAACTTCTAACTATGCTCTCAGAAACTGTCAAAAAGATATTTCAAACCACGACCAAGTTATTTGGCTTGCCACTTAATCTTTGTCTTCGTTTAAACTTGAATGTCTGGAGAAATTTTAAGGAATCAGTGGATATGTCACTTTTActag ctcaaAAGCTTGTTTCTGAAATGTTACTGAAAAGAGATGACAATAACGGACTCGTTCATAAACTTCTAGCAGAAAACGTTAGTGATAACCTGATTATCAGAATCGTTGCAGATTTTATAATTGCTGCAGGGGATACG actgcATACACATCAATTTGGAGTTTATTCCTACTGGCACAAAATGATGAAATATCACATGAAATACGGACAGGAAATATTGGCTACGTGAAAAATGTCGTAAAAGAGTCTATGAGATTATATCCTGTAGCGCCATTTTTGACAAGAATTTTGCCGAAGAATGATATTTTAGGTGACTTCCAGCTTCCCGAAAAT acTCCAATAATAGCATCAATATACACATCAGGGCGAGATGAACAATACTTCAGTAAAGCTCATAAGTTCCTTCCCTATCGTTGGGATAGGAATGACCCAAGGAGAAAGGATCTTGTGAATCATGTGACATCAGCGTCTGTGCCGTTTGCTCTTGGTGCTAGGTCTTGCATAGGCAGGAAGATGGCTATGCTGCAACTTACTGAATTTATAACCCAg ATTGTTCACAATTTTGACTTGAAGTGTGGAAATGTTGCAAAAGTGAGTCCTGTAACTTCACAGGTGCTTGTGCCCAGTTGCCCCGTCGAACTTATTATATCCCAGAGGAATAAGTAA
- the Rnb gene encoding BTB/POZ domain-containing protein Rnb isoform X2: protein MVQEKRDEMLSLNAVRCIAILLTTECETAGVIKSTCNSSKEGEGLRKSQEELICGILKCLGYFTTHASVLCAEQIQGDGRGYQCLVALTKTYESVALKCLMNLCYLSSCRPLLGTAGLVECLVRVLVKNSEVSYWQKTECAARALAQLSGESVNRSRLRHCGGLPLLLEAARVSPDAMRALLQYVFDDTSFQILVSKGLINLLTDELTTYVATMDFEHDNLENTNLLSEALVGCKVEDATDVKPPTEQASRSVDEGKSNLFLRRRGPSSSKNEDELKVVIERDNMIVGFVDAVDSDASDDSQSDDDSARPRRKCLKRGRSRSPVILNKSAQCIKMASKDWSAGVYWEPKSPEWPPNVSSGSRSAMSPDRAQSPLSPYSEGNQSGFSPQFSSSKRARLDWSPESGVSTGEGSSMGSPYWKEYQWSPNSSGPNSPLSINEDSSDSEVSGRYSPVCSEAEGEAEGAGELTAAQVAHSLDDLIMDDDESRDIEPLAENTGKLEPNSKTSRIACVLVLLFRVSHGACKSLGAIREEPVSNHTLELLTGRECLNALLDYVEKCKRPLGRAARILARVLSNALCLMSILKHRLALRLHNMSVSSKHPPTKCQQCKQILRLSSKLLAQLTILAESSYGIGEISYQLLKGTPAMQQTLSITLPYVVRTEKPLKKYFIDCGALNFLFNIISESKEDMKVCVTALAKLASNVHIKDPKSLENRFKEHIYVSYDPVLDNLSPDDIVTFELDDSSTVSANKVFLCQNSEVFSAMLMGWFKESIEKCVRLKNVTKPALEFLFTLLHFGLNSSKCDVQVFPLAEKLETNLEVLLLADRFLFDKLKGLLCSAILQFQLTPESADKIYVWSLCEGMGFLCVESVAYLLTGKMCETQRARSFGAILDLEYKEQWLDDIKSMIVRQLVK from the exons ATGGTGCAAGAGAAAAGAGATGAGATGCTCAGTCTGAATGCTGTAAGGTGTATAGCCATCCTGCTCACAACAGAGTGTGAGACGGCTGGTGTGATCAAGTCAACTTGCAACTCATCTAAAGAAGGTGAAGGACTAAGAAAGAGTCAAGAAGAATTAATATGTGGTATACTTAAATGCTTGGGGTACTTTACTACTCATGCTTCTGTTTTGTGTGCGGAacag ATTCAAGGTGATGGCAGGGGATACCAATGCCTAGTAGCATTGACAAAGACATATGAATCTGTTGCTTTAAAATGCCTCATGAACTTGTGCTACTTGTCATCTTGCCGACCTCTCCTGGGCACTGCTGGACTTGTTGAATGTCTTGTGAGAGTGCTGGTGAAAAATTCAG AGGTATCGTACTGGCAGAAGACAGAATGCGCCGCACGAGCTCTGGCCCAGCTCAGCGGGGAGTCTGTGAACCGGTCTCGTCTCCGGCACTGCGGTGGGCTTCCTCTATTACTGGAAGCGGCGCGCGTCAGCCCCGACGCCATGCGTGCGCTGCTGCAGTACGTCTTCGATGACACAT CTTTCCAAATTCTGGTCAGCAAGGGCCTCATAAACCTGCTGACCGATGAGCTCACCACATATGTCGCGACTATGGATTTTGAGCACGACAATTTGGAGAACACTAATCTATTGAGTGAGGCTCTTGTGGGATGCAAAGTTGAAGATGCCACTGATGTTAAACCCCCCACTGAACAAGCCAGTCGTAGTGTTGATGAAGGAAAATCCAATTTATTTCTAAGACGCCGTGGACCGTCGTCATCTAAGAATGAGGATGAATTGAAGGTGGTTATTGAGAGGGATAACATGATAGTCGGTTTCGTGGATGCCGTGGATAGCGACGCGTCCGATGATAGTCAAAGCGACGATGACAGCGCGCGCCCTCGCCGGAAGTGTCTCAAAAGAGGGAGGTCGAGAAGTCCTGTCATATTGAATAAG AGCGCACAATGCATAAAAATGGCCAGCAAAGACTGGTCAGCAGGAGTCTATTGGGAGCCTAAAAGCCCAGAATGGCCACCAAATGTCAGTTCAGGATCTCGAAGTGCAATGAGTCCAGACAGGGCTCAGAGTCCCCTTTCCCCATACTCTGAGGGTAACCAATCTGGGTTCAGCCCCCAGTTCTCATCCAGTAAACGAGCCAGGCTGGATTGGAGTCCTGAGTCTGGAGTCAGCACTGGTGAAGGCAGCAGTATGGGGTCGCCTTATTGGAAAGAATATCAGTGGAGTCCAAACAGCTCTGGGCCCAATTCTCCTTTAAGTATTAATGAGG ACAGTTCAGACTCGGAGGTGTCAGGGCGCTACTCGCCGGTGTGCAGCGAGGCAGAGGGGGAGGCGGAGGGCGCGGGGGAACTGACCGCCGCGCAGGTGGCGCACTCTCTGGATGATCTCATCATGGACGATGATGAGAGCCGTGACATCGAGCCGCTCGCCG AAAACACCGGTAAACTAGAGCCCAACTCCAAAACGTCTCGCATAGCGTGCGTGCTAGTGCTTCTGTTCCGTGTCTCGCACGGTGCTTGCAAAAGTCTCGGTGCCATCCGCGAAGAGCCTGTCTCCAACCACACCCTGGAACTGCTAACGGGGCGAGAGTGCTTGAACGCTTTGTTGGACTACGTGGAAAAATGTAAAAGACCCTTGGGCAGAGCGGCCAGGATACTTGCTAGAGTTTTAAG CAATGCCTTGTGCCTCATGAGTATACTGAAACACAGGCTAGCGCTGAGATTACATAACATGTCCGTCAGCTCCAAACATCCGCCTACCAAATGTCAACAATGCAAGCAG attTTGCGGTTAAGTTCAAAATTACTGGCGCAATTGACGATACTAGCAGAATCAAGTTACGGTATTGGCGAAATTAGTTACCAGCTTCTAAAGGGAACCCCTGCGATGCAACAGACTTTATCTATTACACTTCCTTATGTAGTAAG aactgAAAAGCcgttgaaaaaatattttatagacTGCGGCGCGTTAAATTTCCTGTTCAACATTATATCGGAATCCAAAGAAGACATGAAAGTTTGTGTCACTGCTTTAGCAAAACTTGCTAGTAATGTTCACATCAAAGAtccgaaatctttagaaaataGGTTCAAAGAACATATTTACGTTAGTTATGATCCTGTACTAGACAATTTATCACCAGACGATATAGTCACTTTTGAGTTAGACGACTCTTCAACGGTGAGCGCGAACAAAGTATTCCTTTGTCAGAACTCGGAAGTCTTCAGTGCGATGTTGATGGGATGGTTCAAAGAGTCCATAGAGAAATGCGTGAGACTAAAAAACGTTACGAAACCAGCGCTTGAGTTCCTATTCACTCTTTTGCATTTCGGTTTGAACAGTTCAAAATGCGACGTTCAAGTTTTTCCTTTAGCTGAAAAGTTGGAAACCAATTTGGAAGTTCTTTTACTTGCCGACAGATTTCTGTTTGACAAGCTTAAAGGTCTATTGTGTAGTGCGATATTACAATTTCAATTGACTCCAGAGAGTGCAGATAAAATTTACGTGTGGTCTTTGTGTGAGGGTATGGGTTTTCTTTGTGTGGAGTCTGTTGCTTACTTGCTGACGGGGAAAATGTGCGAGACGCAGCGTGCGCGGTCCTTTGGTGCAATTCTTGACTTGGAATACAAGGAGCAATGGCTGGATGATATAAAAAGCATGATTGTGAGACAACttgtaaaataa